From the Prunus dulcis chromosome 4, ALMONDv2, whole genome shotgun sequence genome, one window contains:
- the LOC117623902 gene encoding ubiquitin carboxyl-terminal hydrolase 25, whose product MGLQFQLQMSWQPSLLSHKRKTGPPLGLRNLGNSCYLNSVLQCLTYTPPLANFCLRNQHTSLCDSSDAERKRDCPFCILEKRIVRSLSLDLSLDAPQKIQSCLRIFSEHFRCGRQEDAHEFLRYVIDACHNTCLRLKKLRRTASSNGNGNVANGIGNGTTTTSTVVKEIFGGALQSQVKCLSCGTESNKVDEIMDISLDVFHSNSVKDALQRFFQPELLDGQNKYKCESCNKLVAARKQMSILQAPNVLVIQLKRFEGIFGGKIDKSISFEDVLVLSSFMCKASQDLRPEYKLFGTIVHSGFSPESGHYYAYIKDAMGRWYRCNDSFVSLSTLQEVLSEKVYILFFSRTNQRPAASTASNGVSSRDCNGRETSKSPKPSLPPKGAQMKPYEQSSWKDISAIPKVDKAPSSPRMKFNISGNSSSKRAPATNNGKIACKNQSLGSNGERAPGTDNGKVAHKNQSLGSNGERPRATDNGKIAYKDEAFRSDGERTPATDNGKIAHKNLSLGSNGERAPATDNGKIAYENQSIGLNGDVKDPVSLEKREKAKTSLINKDGLLRDKKSDIIGGNSSKASLLSRENGGTGSVKTELCEGIGTRDRLTAGEVPDHSELDNSGLHVHSGVSGPKRKSQDSCILFARDDQSRAEVEGLKEILKKEASSVLRSCGWSDKVHSFMRSKKRLCAQQVGTDPNSDEVKKLLIVDSKSAFLSQIPESLRADLVNRIRSFSQK is encoded by the exons GCGGAGCGGAAGCGCGACTGTCCATTTTGCATTTTGGAGAAGCGAATAGTGCGCTCGCTCAGTCTGGATCTCAGTCTAGATGCGCCGCAGAAGATACAGAGCTGTCTCAGGATTTTCTCCGAACACTTTCGGTGCGGTCGCCAGGAAGACGCTCACGAGTTTCTCCGCTACGTGATCGATGCTTGCCACAACACCTGCCTTCGCCTCAAGAAGCTGCGGCGCACTGCCAGCTCTAATGGAAATGGCAACGTGGCCAATGGCATAGGCAATGGGACGACGACGACGTCGACTGTGGTGAAGGAGATATTCGGGGGAGCTTTGCAGAGCCAGGTGAAGTGTCTATCCTGTGGCACAGAATCCAATAAGGTTGATGAGATAATGGATATTAGTCTTGATGTTTTTCATAGTAATTCGGTTAAAGACGCCCTGCAAAGGTTCTTTCAGCCTGAGCTTTTGGATGGCCAGAACAAGTACAAATGCGAAAG TTGTAACAAATTGGTGGCAGCAAGGAAGCAAATGTCTATTCTTCAAGCACCCAATGTTCTTGTTATCCAACTTAAG AGATTTGAGGGTATATTTGGCGGGAAGATTGATAAATCTATTTCATTTGAGGATGTTTTGGTGCTCTCAAGCTTCATGTGCAAAGCAAGCCAG GATCTGCGGCCTGAGTATAAGCTTTTTGGTACTATTGTGCATTCAGGCTTCTCACCAGAGTCTGGTCACTATTATGCATATATTAAG GATGCCATGGGTCGGTGGTATCGCTGCAATGATTCATTTGTCTCGCTTTCCACCTTGCAAGAGGTATTATCTGAAAAGGTTTAcatccttttcttctctcGTACCAACCAAAGGCCAGCAGCTAGCACTGCTTCCAATGGGGTGAGTTCTCGTGATTGTAATGGCCGTGAAACATCTAAAAGCCCAAAGCCTTCTCTTCCACCGAAAGGAGCACAAATGAAACCTTATGAACAGTCTTCTTGGAAGGATATCTCAGCCATACCTAAGGTTGATAAAGCGCCTTCTAGCCCACGGATGAAGTTTAATATCAGTGGAAATTCTAGCTCCAAACGAGCTCCTGCAACTAATAATGGAAAAATTGCTTGCAAGAATCAATCCTTAGGATCAAACGGGGAAAGAGCTCCTGGAACTGATAATGGAAAAGTTGCTCACAAAAATCAATCCTTAGGTTCAAATGGGGAAAGACCTCGTGCAACTGATAATGGAAAAATTGCTTATAAGGATGAAGCATTTCGATCAGATGGGGAAAGAACTCCTGCTACTGATAATGGAAAAATTGCTCATAAGAATCTATCTTTAGGATCAAACGGGGAAAGAGCACCTGCAACTGATAATGGAAAAATTGCTTACGAGAATCAGTCCATAGGATTGAATGGAGATGTAAAGGACCCAGTTAGTTTGGAGAAACGTGAGAAAGCTAAGACATCTTTGATAAACAAGGATGGTTTACTTAGAGATAAAAAGTCTGATATTATTGGTGGTAACAGTAGCAAAGCTTCTTTGTTATCACGAGAAAATGGTGGTACTGGTTCAGTAAAAACTGAACTCTGTGAAGGTATTGGTACACGAGACAGGTTGACAGCAGGGGAAGTGCCTGATCACAGTGAATTGGATAATAGTGGTCTCCATGTTCACTCTGGGGTCTCTGGGCCCAAAAGAAAATCTCAGGATTCATGCATTTTGTTTGCACGTGATGACCAATCCCGGGCAGAAGTTGAAGGACTGAAGGAAAT TCTCAAGAAAGAAGCTTCTTCAGTTTTGCGATCATGTGGCTGGTCGGATAAAGTGCACAGTTTTATGCGTTCAAAGAAAAGGTTATGTGCACAGCAAGTTGGAACCGATCCGAACAGTGATGAAGTGAA GAAGTTGTTGATCGTGGATTCCAAATCAGCTTTTCTTTCACAAATACCCGAGTCTTTGAGAGCGGACTTGGTCAACCGTATTCGATCATTTAGCCAAAAATAG